ATGGCGACCTCGCATGACGGCGCGCAGGTGCCGGTGTCGATCCTGCATCGCAAGGATTTCGTGCGCGACGGCAAGGCGCCGCTGCTGCTCTATGGCTACGGCTCCTACGGCATGGCGATGCCGGCCTCGTTCGCGGCCAACCGGCTGTCGCTGGTCGACCGCGGCTTCGTCTATGCGATCGCTCATATCCGCGGCGGCGCCGACAAGGGCTGGGGCTGGTATCTCGACGGCAAGCGCGAGAAGAAGACCAACACGTTCGACGATTTTGCCGCGGCCGGCCGGGCGCTGATCGAGACGAAATATACGGGCGAAAAAACGCATCGTCGGCCATGGCGGCTCGGCGGGCGGCATGTTGATGGGCGCCGTCGCCAACCGCGCCGGCGAGCTGTTCGCCGGCATCGTCGCCGAAGTGCCGTTCGTCGACGTGCTCAACACCATGCTCGACGACACCTTGCCGCTGACGCCGCCGGAATGGCCGGAATGGGGCAACCCGATCGAGAGCGCGAAGGATTTCCGCACCATCCTGTCCTATTCGCCCTATGACAACGTCGCGGCCAAGGACTATCCGGCGATCCTCGCGATGGGCGGGCTCACCGATCCGCGCGTGACCTACTGGGAACCGGCGAAATGGATCGCCCGGCTGCGCGCCACGATGCGCGGCGGCGGCCCGGTGCTGCTGCGCACCAACATGGGCGCCGGCCACGGCGGCGCCTCCGGCCGCTTCAACCGCCTCGACGAAGTCGCGATCGTCTATGCGTTTGCGTTGTGGGCGGTGGGGATGGCTGAGAAGGCGGAGGTGTAAGGCACCTTAGCCCGGCTACCCCCCCATCGTCGTCCTGGCGAAAGCCAGGACCCATACCGCGTGATCTTTCGAGCAAGGAAGTCGCAGTACCACGGCACATCCGGTCTTCGCCAAACTTCTCCCTGTGCTTATGGGTCCCGGCCTTCGCCGGGACGACGGCGGAATGCGCGGCGATCGCTCGTCGACAGCGACGGGGAATGTGGGGTGAGACCTACCGCCCCTTCGCCTTCCGCCAGACCGCAAAATCCTGCAGCGTCTGCTCGTCCGTCGCGGGATAAAGACCGAAGATGCCGCGGCCGTTCTGGACCTGCTCGGTGACGAAATCCTCGAACGCGGTCATCTCGAAGGTCTCGTCCGCGATCTCGTCGGCGAGGTGGGCCGGGATCACGATGACGCCGTCGCTATCACCGAGAATCACGTCACCGGGAAACACTGGCGCGTCGCCGCAGCCGATCGGAACGTTGATCTCGATCGCCTGATGCAAGGTGAGATTGGTCGGCGCGCTCGGCCGGTGATGAAACGCCGGGAAGCCGAGCCGCGCGATCTCGGCCGAGTCGCGGAAGCCGCCGTCGGTGACGACGCCGGCGCAGCCGCGCTTCATCAGCCGCGTCACCAGGATCGCACCGGCCGACGCCGCGCGCGCATCCTTGCGGCTGTCCATCACCAGCACCGCGCCCACGGGACAATCCTCGATCGCCTTGCGCTGCGGATGCGCACGATCGCGGAATACCTCGATCGTGTTGAGATCCTCCCGCGCCGGCATGTAGCGCAGCGTGAAGGCCTCGCCGACCATGGTCGGCTGATCCGCGCTCAGGGGATGCACATCCTGGATCATCTGGATGCGGAAGCCGCGCTTGAACAGCGCGGTGGCAACGGTGGCGGTGGAGACGGATTTCAGCTTGTTGCGGGTGGTGTCGCTGAGTTTGGGCATGGCTACGTTGCTCTCTCTTCTTTCGTCATTCCGGGATGGCCCGCAGGGCCAGGCCCGGAATCCATCAGGCCGCATAGCTTGAGGAGAAATGGATTCCGGGCTCGCGCTTCGCGCGCCCCGGAATGACAGGGACTAGTAAATCGACGGCTCGCCCACCGGCTTGCCGAAACCGGTCTCGAGGAAATCGAAGTCGCAGCCTTCATTGGCCTGCTTGATGTGCTTCGAGAACATCCAGCCATAGCCGCGCTCGAAGCGCTTTTCGGGCTGCTTCCATTCGGCACGGCGCTTCACCAATTCCGCCTCCGGCACATCGAGATCGATGGTGCGCGCGGCGACGTCGAGCGTGATGCGGTCGCCGTTCCGAACCAGCGCCAGCGGGCCGCCGATAAAGGATTCCGGCGAGACGTGCAGGATGCAGGCGCCGTAGCTGGTGCCGCTCATCCGCGCATCCGACAGCCGCACCATGTCGCGCACGCCCTGCTTCACGAGCTTGGTCGGGATCGGCAGCATACCCCATTCCGGCATGCCCGGGCCGCCCTGCGGGCCGGCATTGCGCAGGATCAGCACATGATCGGCGGTGACGTCGAGATCGGGATCGTCGACTGCCTTCTTCATCGACGGATAATCGTCGAACACCAGCGCAGGCCCGGTGTGCTTGAGGAAGCGCGGATCGCAGGCTGACGGCTTGATCACGCAGCCGTCGGGCGCGAGATTGCCCTTCAGCACGGCCAGCGCGCCTTCCCTGTAGATCGGGTTGTCGACGGTGCGGATGACGTCGTCATTGTGGACTTCGGCGCCCGCGATGTTCTCGCCGAGCGTCCTGCCCGTGACGGTGATGCAATCGAGATGCAGATGCGGCCTGATGCGGTTCATCAGGCCGGGCAACCCGCCGGCGTAGAAGAAATCTTCCATCAGATAGAGGTCGCCGCTCGGCCGCACGTTGGCGATGACCGGCACCTTGCGGCTCGCGATCTCGAAATCATCGAGCGAGATGTCCTGGCCGGCGCGGCGCGCCTGCGCAATCAGGTGGATGATCGCATTGGTCGAGCAGCCCATCGCCATCGCGACCGCGATCGCGTTCTCGAAGGCTTTTCGGGTCTGGATCTGCTGCGGGGTCAGATCCTCCCACACCATCTCGACGATGCGGCGGCCAGCCTCCGAGCTCATGCGGATATGGTTGGCATCGGCCGCGGGGATCGACGAAGCGCCGGGCAATGTCATGCCGATGGCTTCGGCGATCGCGGTCATCGTCGACGCCGTGCCCATCGTCATGCAGGTGCCGTAGCTGCGGGCGATGCCCGCTTCCATGTCGACCCAGTCCTTGTCGGAGATTTTTCCGGCGCGGCGCTCGTCCCAATATTTCCAGGCATCCGAGCCGGAGCCCAGCGTCTTGCCCTTCCAATTGCCGCGCAGCATCGGACCGGCCGGCAGGTAGATCGCCGGCAGATTCATGCTGGTGGCCCCGAGCAGCAGGCCGGGCGTGGTCTTGTCGCAGCCGCCCATCAGCACCACACCGTCGACCGGATGGCCACGCAGCAATTCCTCGGCATCCATCGCCAGCATGTTGCGGTAGAGCATCGTGGTCGGCTTCAGCAGCGATTCCGACAGCGACAGCGCCGGCAGCTCGAGCGGAAAGCCGCCGGCCATCAGCACGCCGCGCTTGACGTCGTCGACCCGGCTCTTGAAGTGCATGTGGCAGGGCTGCGCATCCGACCAGGTGTTGATGATCGCGATCACCGGCCGGTCGCGCCACTCCTCCGGCGCGTAGCCCATCTGCATCGCGCGCGATCTGTGGCCGAAGGCGCGCAGGTCGTCGGGCGCAAACCAGCGCGCGCTGCGCAATTGATCGGGAGTCTTGTTCTTTGTCGTCATCGCCATGTACTTCGATATTGCGGGGTCTCGACGTTGCTCGCACGCGCGCGGCCCCCGGCGCGTATGCCCTGCGCCACGCATATACAGGATTTCCTGACATGTCGTCCCGCGCCCGGCGCAGACGTGCCGTTCGCCGGGCGTGCACCGCGCAGCCTCCGCAGCGCGGAAGCCGGAGCGTAGGCCGGCCTTGACCAGCCTCGGCTTACTTCTGCTGCGCCGTCATCACGATGCGGACCAGATCGGCGGCATTGCGCGCACCGAGCTTCTTCATGATGTTGGCGCGGTGATCCTCGATCGTGCGCGGGCTGATCCCGAGGTGGCGCCCGGCCTCCTTGTTGGAGGCGCCCGCCGTGAATTGCTCGAGCACCTCGCGTTCGCGGCGGGTCAGCGGCTCCCGCCCCGGGAAATGCAGCGTCGCGATGCGCGACGCCGAAGTCTCGGCCTGGCGCCTCGTATAGGCGTCGATCGCCTCATTCAGGCGGCTGACGATCTCGTTGCCGCGGAACGGTTTCTCGATGAAGTCGAGCGCGCCGTTCTTGATGGCGCTGACCGCCATCGCGATGTCGCCCTGGCCCGAGATCATGAAGATCGGCGCCGGATAATCCTCGCCGTGCAACTCCCGCAGGATATCGAGGCCGGATTTGCCGGGGATATGCACGTCGAGCAGGATGCAGGCCGGCGTCCTGCTGCGCGCCACCGCGAGCAGCGCGGCGCCGTCCGCAAAGCAGATCACCTTGTAACCGGCGGTCGACAGGACCACGGAAAGCGTCTCACGAACGGCGGGGTCGTCGTCGACTACGAAAATTTCCCCGCGAGGAGCGCCATTCTCAACCATATGCATCGTCCATCAGTGGTGAAATGTGCCGCCCAGACTGCACAAGACCTAACTCGACCATCTCGATCAATGGACCAGTATTTGTACGGGACGTCCGCTTAACGCACAAGTAGCACCACAGTCCCTAAAAGTGACGGCAGTGGAGAAACATGCATGGAAAATGCAGCGGCGGACAGCGTTGCGGTGTGCCTGGACGAGGACAGCGATCCCTACCGCCTGATCGTGACGGACCTGGTCGCGCTGATCGGCCATGTCCAGGCGAGCCTGCGGCTGATCGAGGCGGCGATCGCCCGGGAGGCATTTCTGGCCGAGCAGGACGCCGCCGCCAATGTCTTCGTGCTCGACGACGTCACCCCGCGCTACGCGGCGGCCTCCACGGCCCTGAAGGCCTGCGACACCGGCCTCGGCATGGCGCTCGATCGGCTGCGCGAGCCAGACGCCCCGGCGCGTTTCCTGAACTGACCAGCCGGACCGGCCAGCGCCGAGTTCGGCGACATCATGCAGATTGTGCCTGCGAGCCCCAACTCTCGAGGCAACGACCCGTTCCAGGTTCGGATTGGCGGCCGACGTTGCCCTAACCAGCCGGGGCAAGCCTTCCTGCTATCAGGCCCTGACCCGCTCGT
The window above is part of the Bradyrhizobium sp. PSBB068 genome. Proteins encoded here:
- a CDS encoding ribonuclease activity regulator RraA is translated as MPKLSDTTRNKLKSVSTATVATALFKRGFRIQMIQDVHPLSADQPTMVGEAFTLRYMPAREDLNTIEVFRDRAHPQRKAIEDCPVGAVLVMDSRKDARAASAGAILVTRLMKRGCAGVVTDGGFRDSAEIARLGFPAFHHRPSAPTNLTLHQAIEINVPIGCGDAPVFPGDVILGDSDGVIVIPAHLADEIADETFEMTAFEDFVTEQVQNGRGIFGLYPATDEQTLQDFAVWRKAKGR
- a CDS encoding response regulator transcription factor, translating into MVENGAPRGEIFVVDDDPAVRETLSVVLSTAGYKVICFADGAALLAVARSRTPACILLDVHIPGKSGLDILRELHGEDYPAPIFMISGQGDIAMAVSAIKNGALDFIEKPFRGNEIVSRLNEAIDAYTRRQAETSASRIATLHFPGREPLTRREREVLEQFTAGASNKEAGRHLGISPRTIEDHRANIMKKLGARNAADLVRIVMTAQQK
- a CDS encoding dihydroxy-acid dehydratase yields the protein MTTKNKTPDQLRSARWFAPDDLRAFGHRSRAMQMGYAPEEWRDRPVIAIINTWSDAQPCHMHFKSRVDDVKRGVLMAGGFPLELPALSLSESLLKPTTMLYRNMLAMDAEELLRGHPVDGVVLMGGCDKTTPGLLLGATSMNLPAIYLPAGPMLRGNWKGKTLGSGSDAWKYWDERRAGKISDKDWVDMEAGIARSYGTCMTMGTASTMTAIAEAIGMTLPGASSIPAADANHIRMSSEAGRRIVEMVWEDLTPQQIQTRKAFENAIAVAMAMGCSTNAIIHLIAQARRAGQDISLDDFEIASRKVPVIANVRPSGDLYLMEDFFYAGGLPGLMNRIRPHLHLDCITVTGRTLGENIAGAEVHNDDVIRTVDNPIYREGALAVLKGNLAPDGCVIKPSACDPRFLKHTGPALVFDDYPSMKKAVDDPDLDVTADHVLILRNAGPQGGPGMPEWGMLPIPTKLVKQGVRDMVRLSDARMSGTSYGACILHVSPESFIGGPLALVRNGDRITLDVAARTIDLDVPEAELVKRRAEWKQPEKRFERGYGWMFSKHIKQANEGCDFDFLETGFGKPVGEPSIY